One stretch of Prunus persica cultivar Lovell chromosome G1, Prunus_persica_NCBIv2, whole genome shotgun sequence DNA includes these proteins:
- the LOC18790503 gene encoding ENHANCER OF AG-4 protein 2 isoform X1: MAPGRRRGANKAKAKSQLSLGDLVLAKVKGFPYWPAKISRPEDWKKVPDPKKYFVQFFGTEEIAFVAPADIQAFTSELKVKLTGRLPGKTKNFSQAVKDICEEFDELQKKKSNDLRDDTDPGCEVPSVNGVENNGVEVELKDGGEGTQDSNGETLKEEEGIGDFGSKLERCSQIRGENGIEDVNPSTSCGANESSSPIISSETKNKMSAVSQPKKEVLKKSNPDNSCNMKEDVSGSKHEEDGVRTKKHSERQRSLANGHKSMKITGSKRKHDGTVEGHKNSFSVTSLKEDGSVFLDRPKSGERLRDGTKGKLGSGGRKREFSPDARKSDSGIRGGKKAKDLLKAKNQIEAVDDMKDSVDDPVDQAKDKLSGRTKKVQLGLGKLNLESNDISHPAKKSKHVDSGDNAPRGSFSKTVKSLSPSSDVVDDKTVKKWDLKKSNSRVKGENHSRSQNIIVGPNAPGDEAALPLTKRRLRALEAMSDSDTLVSDDKMEKDCILKNDTLISTDVRVSAVHTHRKRRAVCLYEEEEEEEKPKTPVHGGSSRNIKGPSYSSDAMKSTDENHERLDTAQQSTKCPAEFQESRMKESGSQSNSSSLSPSKPQADEDRPERKPQIDEMRLEKAVHVYHSPAKSEPEQFCKEEKPTLTSPKKSPQLVSTTKPVVEQQKSTKPLVKVSSTGIQKKAQAVSGKSSGLVSSQNHATTQRNRPASSGEKSKPTLRSIPHINDAALLTENSTEYISLPGERMDVGREDKSGLMDSRTPESSISMRHLIAVAQAKRKQAHSQSFFLGISNSTLVSNKDLQGRSPSPSEVQGFLSTSSSALQADLPGSNQLTNLASPSTHGRQSASQIQLDIEEISERRVSSGHQTAGGSLSGGTEAAVARDAFEGMIETLSRTKESIGRATRLAIDCAKYGIANEVVELLIRKLEGEPSFHRKVDLFFLVDSITQCSHNQKGIAGASYVPTVQAALPRLLGAAAPPGSGARDNRRQCLKVLRLWIERKIFPESVLRRYMDDIGVSNDDATAGFALRRPSRAERAIDDPIREMEGMFVDEYGSNATFQLPGFLSSHAFEDDEEEDEELPSCSYKETSHSSPVETTHASGESETCAVTPNDRRHCILEDVDGELEMEDVSGHPKDERPSFVNGSFERDPQQQGSDTVTEPASNVCSELPPLPEGSPPLPLDSPPPPPPLPPSPPPPPPPPPLSPSPPPPPPPPLPSQLPPPLPPSGHPPLFPQSSIPTQASLLSQQMLPSQSTMHSSPQVPYQLPVPHEYCSTSGNQLVQIAGNAPHGGPIDAAAKSEMFPQQQACFIPTGVCGPREPSGFNSTRQLEHGHNDMFLSAQVSQPSQQFQQGNTPFPQRPLPPAPPQNPSSHFSYTKPSSQQHPQHPYHAPYSLTPLPDSQRRFADEQRGVWMNGGRPPHSGPPFGHEGYFRPPLDRPPTNNMAFQRSAPNNVPSGAPISGHSASQILPCRPDISAVNCWRPA, translated from the exons ATGGCTCCGGGGCGTAGACGCGGAGCGAACAAGGCCAAGGCCAAGAGCCAGTTGAGTCTCGGCGATCTTGTCCTTGCCAAGGTCAAGGGCTTCCCCTATTGGCCTGCCAAG ATTAGCAGGCCTGAAGATTGGAAGAAGGTCCCTGATCCTAAGAAGTAttttgtccaattttttgGAACAGAAGAGAT AGCTTTTGTTGCCCCTGCAGATATTCAGGCATTCACTAGTGAGTTAAAAGTTAAATTAACAGGTCGGCTGCCAGGTAAAACAAAGAACTTTTCCCAAGCTGTGAAGGATATATGTGAGGAATTTGATGaattacaaaaaaagaaatcaaatgaTTTGAGGGATGATACTGACCCTGGATGTGAGGTTCCGTCTGTTAATGGTGTAGAAAATAATGGGGTTGAAGTCGAATTAAAGGATGGGGGTGAGGGTACGCAGGACTCCAATGGAGAAACactgaaggaagaagaaggcatAGGTGATTTTGGCTCTAAGTTGGAACGCTGTTCACAGATCCGAGGTGAAAATGGCATTGAAGATGTAAATCCATCTACCTCATGTGGAGCAAATGAGAGTTCATCTCCAATAATTTCTTCtgagacaaaaaataaaatgtctgCAGTTTCACAGCCAAAAAAGGAGGTATTAAAGAAATCCAACCCAGATAATTCTTGTAATATGAAGGAAGATGTTTCCGGTAGTAAGCATGAAGAAGATGGTGTTCGCACTAAGAAACACTCTGAAAGACAGAGGTCCTTAGCAAATGGTCACAAGTCTATGAAGATTACTGGATCAAAGAGAAAACATGATGGCACAGTTGAAGGACACAAAAATAGCTTTTCTGTGACATCATTGAAGGAGGATGGCTCTGTCTTTCTTGATCGCCCAAAATCTGGTGAGCGACTGAGAGATGGAACAAAAGGCAAACTCGGCTCTGGTGGCAGGAAAAGGGAATTTTCACCAGATGCTCGTAAATCAGATAGTGGTATTAGGGGTGGGAAAAAGGCAAAAGATCTGCTTAAAGCCAAAAATCAAATCGAGGCGGTAGATGATATGAAGGACTCTGTGGATGATCCTGTGGATCAGGCCAAAGACAAACTTTCTGGAAGGACAAAGAAGGTTCAACTTGGGCTTGGAAAGCTTAATTTGGAATCAAATGATATTTCACATCCTGCCAAAAAGTCAAAGCATGTAGACTCAGGGGACAATGCTCCACGGGGTTCATTCTCTAAAACTGTAAAGAGTCTATCTCCAAGTTCTGATGTTGTTGATGACAAGACAGTTAAAAAATGGGATTTGAAAAAGTCGAATTCACGTGTGAAAGGAGAGAACCATTCCAGatcccaaaatattattgtTGGACCAAATGCTCCTGGTGATGAAGCTGCGCTACCCCTAACAAAGCGGCGTCTTCGAGCACTGGAGGCTATGTCTGATTCAGATACTTTGGTTTCTGATGATAAAATGGAAAAGGATTGCATTCTGAAGAATGATACTTTGATTTCTACTGATGTCAGAGTTTCAGCAGTTCATACACACAGAAAGCGGAGAGCTGTGTGCCTCtatgaggaggaagaggaggaggaaaaacccaaaacaccgGTTCATGGAGGGTCTTCCCGAAATATTAAAGGGCCTTCATATTCTTCAGATGCTATGAAGAGCACTGATGAAAATCATGAGCGTTTGGATACTGCTCAACAGAGTACCAAATGTCCTGCTGAGTTTCAGGAGAGCCGCATGAAGGAATCAGGTTCCCAGTCAAACAGCAGTTCTCTGTCACCTAGCAAACCTCAGGCAGACGAAGATAGACCGGAAAGGAAACCTCAAATTGATGAAATGAGGCTTGAAAAGGCAGTGCATGTCTACCACAGTCCAGCAAAATCAGAACCCGAGCAGTTTTGCAAGGAGGAAAAACCGACTTTGACTTCTCCAAAAAAGTCTCCTCAGTTGGTTTCTACCACTAAACCAGTAGTAGAACAGCAGAAATCCACAAAACCTCTTGTTAAAGTCTCTAGTACTGGTATTCAAAAGAAGGCTCAGGCTGTGTCTGGCAAGAGTTCAGGTTTAGTTTCTTCTCAAAATCATGCAACAACTCAAAGAAATAGGCCTGCCTCATCTGGAGAAAAATCTAAACCTACTCTACGATCAATCCCTCATATCAATGACGCTGCTCttttaacagaaaattcaaCAGAGTACATTTCATTACCTGGTGAAAG AATGGACGTTGGCAGAGAAGATAAAAGTGGCTTGATGGATTCTAGGACCCCGGAATCTTCTATATCTATGAGGCATCTTATTGCAGTTGCACAAGCAAAGAGGAAACAGGCTCATTCACAAAGTTTCTTTCTTGGAATTTCCAATTCTACTCTTGTGTCTAACAAAGATTTGCAAGGGAGGAGCCCCAGCCCTTCTGAAGTTCAGGGGTTTTTGTCCACTAGCAGCAGTGCATTGCAGGCGGATCTCCCGGGATCTAATCAACTCACAAATTTAGCTTCACCGTCTACTCATGGTCGTCAATCTGCATCACAAATTCAACTTGATATTGAGGAAATCTCTGAAAGAAGAGTTAGTTCTGGGCATCAAACTGCTGGAGGATCACTTAGTGGTGGCACTGAGGCAGCTGTTGCTCGTGATGCTTTTGAAGGAATGATAGAGACTTTGTCAAGGACTAAAGAAAGTATTGGTCGTGCAACTCGTCTTGCCATTGATTGTGCCAAGTATGGTATTGCCAATGAG GTTGTGGAACTACTAATCCGAAAGTTGGAGGGTGAGCCTAGTTTTCATCGTAAGGttgatcttttctttcttgtggaTTCCATCACACAATGCTCGCATAATCAAAAAG GCATTGCGGGAGCTTCATATGTTCCGACAGTTCAAGCAGCATTGCCACGTCTTCTAGGTGCTGCTGCCCCACCTGGTTCTGGTGCTCGTGACAATCGTCGTCAGTGTCTTAAG GTTTTACGGCTGTGGATTGAGAGAAAAATCTTTCCCGAATCTGTCCTTCGTCGCTACATGGATGACATTGGGGTTTCAAATGATGATGCAACTGCTGGTTTCGCCCTTAGACGTCCATCTCGAGCCGAGCGTGCTATAGATGATCCAATCAGAGAAATGGAAGGAATGTTTGTGGATGAGTACGGCAG TAATGCTACATTTCAGCTGCCTGGCTTTTTATCTTCTCATGCatttgaagatgatgaagaagaagatgaagaacttCCTAGCTGTTCATATAAGGAGACTAGCCATTCCTCACCGGTGGAAACCACTCATGCTTCTGGGGAATCAGAAACTTGTGCTGTGACTCCAAATGATAGGCGACATTGCATCTTGGAGGATGTGGATGGTGAACTTGAAATGGAAGATGTTTCTGGACATCCAAAGGATGAAAGACCCTCGTTTGTTAATGGTTCTTTTGAAAGGGATCCACAACAGCAGGGATCAGATACGGTCACAGAGCCAGCTTCAAATGTTTGCAGTGAGTTGCCCCCTCTTCCAGAGGGTTCTCCACCATTGCCTCTTgattctcctcctcctcccccaCCTCTGCCTCCATCACCCCCACCACCGCCACCCCCACCCCCGTTATCCCCATcaccaccgccaccgccaccCCCACCTCTACCATCACAGCTACCTCCTCCTCTACCACCATCAGGTCATCCGCCATTATTTCCTCAGTCATCTATACCAACTCAGGCATCATTACTATCCCAACAGATGCTGCCATCTCAGTCAACAATGCATTCTTCCCCGCAGGTGCCATATCAACTTCCTGTACCTCATGAATACTGTAGCACTAGT GGTAACCAGCTTGTCCAAATTGCTGGAAATGCTCCTCATGGGGGCCCTATTGATGCGGCTGCAAAAAGCGAGATGTTTCCACAGCAGCAAGCTTGCTTTATTCCTACAGGAGTATGTGGTCCTCGAGAACCTTCTGGATTTAACTCAACGAGGCAATTAGAACACGGACATAATGACATGTTTCTAAGTGCACAAGTCTCTCAACCAAGCCAACAATTTCAACAAGGTAATACCCCTTTTCCTCAAAGGCCTTTACCTCCTGCTCCACCACAAAATCCATCCAGTCATTTCTCTTATACAAAGCCCTCGAGTCAGCAACATCCCCAGCATCCATACCATGCTCCATACTCTTTGACTCCCCTCCCTGATAGTCAAAGACGATTTGCCGATGAACAACGTGGTGTTTGGATGAATGGAGGAAGACCCCCACATTCGGGACCACCATTTGGCCATGAAG
- the LOC18790503 gene encoding ENHANCER OF AG-4 protein 2 isoform X2, with the protein MAPGRRRGANKAKAKSQLSLGDLVLAKVKGFPYWPAKISRPEDWKKVPDPKKYFVQFFGTEEIAFVAPADIQAFTSELKVKLTGRLPGKTKNFSQAVKDICEEFDELQKKKSNDLRDDTDPGCEVPSVNGVENNGVEVELKDGGEGTQDSNGETLKEEEGIGDFGSKLERCSQIRGENGIEDVNPSTSCGANESSSPIISSETKNKMSAVSQPKKEVLKKSNPDNSCNMKEDVSGSKHEEDGVRTKKHSERQRSLANGHKSMKITGSKRKHDGTVEGHKNSFSVTSLKEDGSVFLDRPKSGERLRDGTKGKLGSGGRKREFSPDARKSDSGIRGGKKAKDLLKAKNQIEAVDDMKDSVDDPVDQAKDKLSGRTKKVQLGLGKLNLESNDISHPAKKSKHVDSGDNAPRGSFSKTVKSLSPSSDVVDDKTVKKWDLKKSNSRVKGENHSRSQNIIVGPNAPGDEAALPLTKRRLRALEAMSDSDTLVSDDKMEKDCILKNDTLISTDVRVSAVHTHRKRRAVCLYEEEEEEEKPKTPVHGGSSRNIKGPSYSSDAMKSTDENHERLDTAQQSTKCPAEFQESRMKESGSQSNSSSLSPSKPQADEDRPERKPQIDEMRLEKAVHVYHSPAKSEPEQFCKEEKPTLTSPKKSPQLVSTTKPVVEQQKSTKPLVKVSSTGIQKKAQAVSGKSSGLVSSQNHATTQRNRPASSGEKSKPTLRSIPHINDAALLTENSTEYISLPGERMDVGREDKSGLMDSRTPESSISMRHLIAVAQAKRKQAHSQSFFLGISNSTLVSNKDLQGRSPSPSEVQGFLSTSSSALQADLPGSNQLTNLASPSTHGRQSASQIQLDIEEISERRVSSGHQTAGGSLSGGTEAAVARDAFEGMIETLSRTKESIGRATRLAIDCAKYGIANEVVELLIRKLEGEPSFHRKVDLFFLVDSITQCSHNQKGIAGASYVPTVQAALPRLLGAAAPPGSGARDNRRQCLKVLRLWIERKIFPESVLRRYMDDIGVSNDDATAGFALRRPSRAERAIDDPIREMEGMFVDEYGSNATFQLPGFLSSHAFEDDEEEDEELPSCSYKETSHSSPVETTHASGESETCAVTPNDRRHCILEDVDGELEMEDVSGHPKDERPSFVNGSFERDPQQQGSDTVTEPASNVCSELPPLPEGSPPLPLDSPPPPPPLPPSPPPPPPPPPLSPSPPPPPPPPLPSQLPPPLPPSGHPPLFPQSSIPTQASLLSQQMLPSQSTMHSSPQGNQLVQIAGNAPHGGPIDAAAKSEMFPQQQACFIPTGVCGPREPSGFNSTRQLEHGHNDMFLSAQVSQPSQQFQQGNTPFPQRPLPPAPPQNPSSHFSYTKPSSQQHPQHPYHAPYSLTPLPDSQRRFADEQRGVWMNGGRPPHSGPPFGHEGYFRPPLDRPPTNNMAFQRSAPNNVPSGAPISGHSASQILPCRPDISAVNCWRPA; encoded by the exons ATGGCTCCGGGGCGTAGACGCGGAGCGAACAAGGCCAAGGCCAAGAGCCAGTTGAGTCTCGGCGATCTTGTCCTTGCCAAGGTCAAGGGCTTCCCCTATTGGCCTGCCAAG ATTAGCAGGCCTGAAGATTGGAAGAAGGTCCCTGATCCTAAGAAGTAttttgtccaattttttgGAACAGAAGAGAT AGCTTTTGTTGCCCCTGCAGATATTCAGGCATTCACTAGTGAGTTAAAAGTTAAATTAACAGGTCGGCTGCCAGGTAAAACAAAGAACTTTTCCCAAGCTGTGAAGGATATATGTGAGGAATTTGATGaattacaaaaaaagaaatcaaatgaTTTGAGGGATGATACTGACCCTGGATGTGAGGTTCCGTCTGTTAATGGTGTAGAAAATAATGGGGTTGAAGTCGAATTAAAGGATGGGGGTGAGGGTACGCAGGACTCCAATGGAGAAACactgaaggaagaagaaggcatAGGTGATTTTGGCTCTAAGTTGGAACGCTGTTCACAGATCCGAGGTGAAAATGGCATTGAAGATGTAAATCCATCTACCTCATGTGGAGCAAATGAGAGTTCATCTCCAATAATTTCTTCtgagacaaaaaataaaatgtctgCAGTTTCACAGCCAAAAAAGGAGGTATTAAAGAAATCCAACCCAGATAATTCTTGTAATATGAAGGAAGATGTTTCCGGTAGTAAGCATGAAGAAGATGGTGTTCGCACTAAGAAACACTCTGAAAGACAGAGGTCCTTAGCAAATGGTCACAAGTCTATGAAGATTACTGGATCAAAGAGAAAACATGATGGCACAGTTGAAGGACACAAAAATAGCTTTTCTGTGACATCATTGAAGGAGGATGGCTCTGTCTTTCTTGATCGCCCAAAATCTGGTGAGCGACTGAGAGATGGAACAAAAGGCAAACTCGGCTCTGGTGGCAGGAAAAGGGAATTTTCACCAGATGCTCGTAAATCAGATAGTGGTATTAGGGGTGGGAAAAAGGCAAAAGATCTGCTTAAAGCCAAAAATCAAATCGAGGCGGTAGATGATATGAAGGACTCTGTGGATGATCCTGTGGATCAGGCCAAAGACAAACTTTCTGGAAGGACAAAGAAGGTTCAACTTGGGCTTGGAAAGCTTAATTTGGAATCAAATGATATTTCACATCCTGCCAAAAAGTCAAAGCATGTAGACTCAGGGGACAATGCTCCACGGGGTTCATTCTCTAAAACTGTAAAGAGTCTATCTCCAAGTTCTGATGTTGTTGATGACAAGACAGTTAAAAAATGGGATTTGAAAAAGTCGAATTCACGTGTGAAAGGAGAGAACCATTCCAGatcccaaaatattattgtTGGACCAAATGCTCCTGGTGATGAAGCTGCGCTACCCCTAACAAAGCGGCGTCTTCGAGCACTGGAGGCTATGTCTGATTCAGATACTTTGGTTTCTGATGATAAAATGGAAAAGGATTGCATTCTGAAGAATGATACTTTGATTTCTACTGATGTCAGAGTTTCAGCAGTTCATACACACAGAAAGCGGAGAGCTGTGTGCCTCtatgaggaggaagaggaggaggaaaaacccaaaacaccgGTTCATGGAGGGTCTTCCCGAAATATTAAAGGGCCTTCATATTCTTCAGATGCTATGAAGAGCACTGATGAAAATCATGAGCGTTTGGATACTGCTCAACAGAGTACCAAATGTCCTGCTGAGTTTCAGGAGAGCCGCATGAAGGAATCAGGTTCCCAGTCAAACAGCAGTTCTCTGTCACCTAGCAAACCTCAGGCAGACGAAGATAGACCGGAAAGGAAACCTCAAATTGATGAAATGAGGCTTGAAAAGGCAGTGCATGTCTACCACAGTCCAGCAAAATCAGAACCCGAGCAGTTTTGCAAGGAGGAAAAACCGACTTTGACTTCTCCAAAAAAGTCTCCTCAGTTGGTTTCTACCACTAAACCAGTAGTAGAACAGCAGAAATCCACAAAACCTCTTGTTAAAGTCTCTAGTACTGGTATTCAAAAGAAGGCTCAGGCTGTGTCTGGCAAGAGTTCAGGTTTAGTTTCTTCTCAAAATCATGCAACAACTCAAAGAAATAGGCCTGCCTCATCTGGAGAAAAATCTAAACCTACTCTACGATCAATCCCTCATATCAATGACGCTGCTCttttaacagaaaattcaaCAGAGTACATTTCATTACCTGGTGAAAG AATGGACGTTGGCAGAGAAGATAAAAGTGGCTTGATGGATTCTAGGACCCCGGAATCTTCTATATCTATGAGGCATCTTATTGCAGTTGCACAAGCAAAGAGGAAACAGGCTCATTCACAAAGTTTCTTTCTTGGAATTTCCAATTCTACTCTTGTGTCTAACAAAGATTTGCAAGGGAGGAGCCCCAGCCCTTCTGAAGTTCAGGGGTTTTTGTCCACTAGCAGCAGTGCATTGCAGGCGGATCTCCCGGGATCTAATCAACTCACAAATTTAGCTTCACCGTCTACTCATGGTCGTCAATCTGCATCACAAATTCAACTTGATATTGAGGAAATCTCTGAAAGAAGAGTTAGTTCTGGGCATCAAACTGCTGGAGGATCACTTAGTGGTGGCACTGAGGCAGCTGTTGCTCGTGATGCTTTTGAAGGAATGATAGAGACTTTGTCAAGGACTAAAGAAAGTATTGGTCGTGCAACTCGTCTTGCCATTGATTGTGCCAAGTATGGTATTGCCAATGAG GTTGTGGAACTACTAATCCGAAAGTTGGAGGGTGAGCCTAGTTTTCATCGTAAGGttgatcttttctttcttgtggaTTCCATCACACAATGCTCGCATAATCAAAAAG GCATTGCGGGAGCTTCATATGTTCCGACAGTTCAAGCAGCATTGCCACGTCTTCTAGGTGCTGCTGCCCCACCTGGTTCTGGTGCTCGTGACAATCGTCGTCAGTGTCTTAAG GTTTTACGGCTGTGGATTGAGAGAAAAATCTTTCCCGAATCTGTCCTTCGTCGCTACATGGATGACATTGGGGTTTCAAATGATGATGCAACTGCTGGTTTCGCCCTTAGACGTCCATCTCGAGCCGAGCGTGCTATAGATGATCCAATCAGAGAAATGGAAGGAATGTTTGTGGATGAGTACGGCAG TAATGCTACATTTCAGCTGCCTGGCTTTTTATCTTCTCATGCatttgaagatgatgaagaagaagatgaagaacttCCTAGCTGTTCATATAAGGAGACTAGCCATTCCTCACCGGTGGAAACCACTCATGCTTCTGGGGAATCAGAAACTTGTGCTGTGACTCCAAATGATAGGCGACATTGCATCTTGGAGGATGTGGATGGTGAACTTGAAATGGAAGATGTTTCTGGACATCCAAAGGATGAAAGACCCTCGTTTGTTAATGGTTCTTTTGAAAGGGATCCACAACAGCAGGGATCAGATACGGTCACAGAGCCAGCTTCAAATGTTTGCAGTGAGTTGCCCCCTCTTCCAGAGGGTTCTCCACCATTGCCTCTTgattctcctcctcctcccccaCCTCTGCCTCCATCACCCCCACCACCGCCACCCCCACCCCCGTTATCCCCATcaccaccgccaccgccaccCCCACCTCTACCATCACAGCTACCTCCTCCTCTACCACCATCAGGTCATCCGCCATTATTTCCTCAGTCATCTATACCAACTCAGGCATCATTACTATCCCAACAGATGCTGCCATCTCAGTCAACAATGCATTCTTCCCCGCAG GGTAACCAGCTTGTCCAAATTGCTGGAAATGCTCCTCATGGGGGCCCTATTGATGCGGCTGCAAAAAGCGAGATGTTTCCACAGCAGCAAGCTTGCTTTATTCCTACAGGAGTATGTGGTCCTCGAGAACCTTCTGGATTTAACTCAACGAGGCAATTAGAACACGGACATAATGACATGTTTCTAAGTGCACAAGTCTCTCAACCAAGCCAACAATTTCAACAAGGTAATACCCCTTTTCCTCAAAGGCCTTTACCTCCTGCTCCACCACAAAATCCATCCAGTCATTTCTCTTATACAAAGCCCTCGAGTCAGCAACATCCCCAGCATCCATACCATGCTCCATACTCTTTGACTCCCCTCCCTGATAGTCAAAGACGATTTGCCGATGAACAACGTGGTGTTTGGATGAATGGAGGAAGACCCCCACATTCGGGACCACCATTTGGCCATGAAG